In a genomic window of Azospirillum baldaniorum:
- a CDS encoding periplasmic nitrate reductase, NapE protein produces MNAPPARTADTAAPTRRFEGLVFFALSILIWPFLAIGLVGAYGFSVWMYQILSLFSGM; encoded by the coding sequence ATGAACGCGCCGCCCGCCCGCACCGCTGACACCGCTGCCCCGACCCGCCGCTTCGAGGGGCTGGTCTTCTTCGCTCTCTCCATCCTGATCTGGCCGTTCCTGGCGATCGGGCTGGTCGGGGCCTACGGCTTCTCCGTCTGGATGTACCAGATCCTGTCCCTCTTCAGCGGGATGTGA
- a CDS encoding chaperone NapD: MPELHISSLVIQHAPDRTAALKEVVLALDGADWHASENGKTIVTLETATEAEVLDRIADINAMAGVHTTTLVYHHYEDAERCAEPMPADTALVPHAH; this comes from the coding sequence ATGCCCGAACTGCACATTTCCAGCCTCGTCATCCAGCACGCGCCCGACCGCACCGCCGCCCTGAAGGAGGTGGTCTTGGCGCTCGACGGCGCCGACTGGCACGCGTCGGAGAACGGCAAGACCATCGTCACGCTGGAAACCGCGACGGAAGCCGAGGTCCTGGACCGCATCGCCGACATCAACGCCATGGCGGGCGTCCACACCACCACGCTGGTCTACCACCACTACGAGGATGCCGAGCGCTGCGCGGAGCCGATGCCCGCCGACACCGCTCTCGTCCCCCACGCCCATTGA
- the flgG gene encoding flagellar basal-body rod protein FlgG, with protein MRVLSIASTGMMAQQLNVEVISNNIANINTTAFKRGRAEFQDLMYQSERRQGSQSTDAGTIIPTGIEVGLGVRPGAVNRINTTGNLTSTGNELDLAIEGRGYFNIRMPAGETAYTRAGGFKLSPEGTIVTSDGHPVLPEVTVPQGTREIAVNSSGEVQAFVDGQTRPRVLGQLVMTVFVNESGLEAMGDNLFRATPASGEPQDGTGGQAGFGTIRQKYLESSNVNVVQEITELISAQRAYEMNAKVVEAGDQMASTLSNMR; from the coding sequence ATGCGCGTGCTCAGCATCGCTTCGACCGGCATGATGGCCCAGCAGTTGAACGTCGAGGTCATCTCCAACAACATCGCCAACATCAACACCACCGCCTTCAAGCGCGGGCGCGCCGAGTTCCAGGACCTGATGTACCAGTCGGAACGGCGCCAGGGCAGCCAGTCCACCGACGCCGGCACCATCATCCCGACCGGCATCGAGGTCGGCCTCGGCGTGCGTCCGGGGGCGGTCAACCGCATCAACACGACCGGCAACCTGACCTCCACCGGGAACGAGCTGGACCTCGCCATCGAGGGGCGCGGCTACTTCAACATCCGCATGCCGGCGGGCGAGACCGCCTACACCCGCGCCGGCGGGTTCAAGCTGTCGCCGGAGGGCACCATCGTGACCAGCGACGGCCACCCGGTGCTGCCGGAGGTCACCGTGCCGCAGGGCACGCGGGAAATCGCGGTGAACAGCTCCGGCGAGGTGCAGGCCTTCGTCGACGGGCAGACCCGCCCGCGCGTGCTGGGCCAGCTCGTGATGACCGTGTTCGTCAACGAATCCGGTCTGGAGGCGATGGGCGACAACCTCTTCCGCGCCACCCCCGCCTCGGGCGAGCCGCAGGACGGCACCGGCGGGCAGGCGGGCTTCGGCACCATCCGGCAGAAGTATCTGGAATCCTCCAACGTCAACGTCGTCCAGGAGATCACCGAACTCATCTCCGCCCAGCGCGCCTACGAGATGAACGCGAAGGTGGTCGAGGCCGGCGACCAGATGGCCTCCACCCTGTCGAACATGCGGTGA
- the flgH gene encoding flagellar basal body L-ring protein FlgH, producing the protein MRTLPHRRVLLPFLALTVALAGCGRLADVGQAPRLSEISNPAMAPEARVISMPMPRPNTNEQVPSSLWRTGSRDFFRDPRAKQVGDLLTVIINIADQAQLQNQTQRQRSNAESAGVPNFFGLESRLPAVLPDAVNPSSLVDMDSSSSSSGTGTIQRNERIAMRAAAVVTEVLPNGNFVIAGRQEVRVNYELREMRIAGVIRPEDITNVNTIDYDKIAEARITYGGRGQITDVQQPRYGQQVFDIIMPF; encoded by the coding sequence ATGCGCACGCTTCCGCACCGCCGCGTCCTGCTTCCCTTCCTCGCCCTGACGGTGGCGCTCGCCGGCTGCGGGCGGCTGGCCGACGTGGGGCAGGCGCCGCGCCTGTCGGAAATCTCCAACCCCGCCATGGCGCCGGAGGCGCGGGTCATCTCCATGCCGATGCCGCGCCCCAACACCAACGAGCAGGTGCCGAGTTCGCTGTGGCGCACCGGGTCCCGCGACTTCTTCCGCGACCCGCGGGCCAAGCAGGTGGGCGATCTGCTGACCGTCATCATCAACATCGCCGATCAGGCGCAGCTGCAGAACCAGACGCAGCGCCAGCGCTCGAACGCCGAGTCGGCGGGCGTGCCGAACTTCTTCGGGCTGGAGTCGCGGCTGCCCGCGGTGCTGCCCGACGCGGTGAACCCGTCCAGCCTCGTCGATATGGACAGCTCCTCCTCCTCCTCCGGCACCGGGACGATCCAGCGCAACGAGCGCATCGCCATGCGCGCCGCGGCGGTGGTGACCGAGGTGCTGCCCAACGGCAACTTCGTGATCGCCGGCCGGCAGGAGGTGCGGGTGAACTACGAGCTGCGCGAGATGCGCATCGCCGGGGTCATCCGGCCGGAGGACATCACCAACGTGAACACCATCGACTACGACAAGATCGCCGAGGCGCGGATCACCTACGGCGGGCGCGGCCAGATCACCGACGTCCAACAGCCGCGCTACGGCCAGCAGGTCTTCGACATCATCATGCCCTTCTGA
- the flgA gene encoding flagellar basal body P-ring formation chaperone FlgA translates to MRRSVLHLAGVAVALHLLGAPVQAAYLSDGEGAVEALLAQELAASLGPAVPPDARVSLVLTAPFAGPVEAVRDLSYDPRGGLVRALVSSNGRIVEVKAKADIMVEVPVPTRRILPGEVIADSDLTTIPMPLERLNGAVITSRDSLAGLASRRQLSAGRLIQTSAVGAPLVVQRNKPVSLVYEDGPLQLMARGRALQDGGVGELVRVMNIASNIVVTGTITGPQTVTVAGPPDAMPPNAASAKF, encoded by the coding sequence ATGCGGCGTTCCGTTCTTCATCTGGCCGGAGTCGCGGTCGCCCTGCATCTGCTCGGCGCGCCGGTTCAGGCGGCCTATCTCTCCGATGGCGAGGGAGCCGTCGAGGCGCTGCTGGCGCAGGAGCTGGCGGCCTCGCTCGGTCCGGCGGTGCCGCCGGACGCGCGGGTCTCGCTGGTGCTGACCGCGCCCTTCGCCGGCCCGGTGGAGGCGGTGCGCGACCTGTCCTACGACCCGCGCGGCGGGCTGGTCCGCGCGCTGGTCAGCAGCAACGGGCGCATCGTCGAGGTGAAGGCCAAGGCCGACATCATGGTCGAGGTGCCGGTGCCGACGCGCCGCATCCTTCCCGGCGAGGTGATCGCCGACAGCGACCTGACCACCATCCCGATGCCGCTGGAGCGGCTGAACGGCGCCGTCATCACCTCCCGCGACAGCCTCGCCGGGCTGGCCAGCCGCCGCCAGCTCTCCGCCGGGCGGCTGATCCAGACCTCGGCGGTCGGCGCCCCGCTGGTGGTCCAGCGCAACAAGCCGGTCAGCCTCGTCTACGAGGACGGGCCGCTGCAGCTGATGGCGCGCGGCCGTGCTTTGCAGGACGGCGGGGTGGGGGAGCTGGTGCGGGTGATGAACATCGCCAGCAACATCGTCGTCACCGGAACCATCACCGGCCCGCAGACCGTCACCGTCGCCGGGCCTCCGGACGCCATGCCGCCCAACGCGGCTTCCGCGAAATTCTGA
- a CDS encoding flagellar motor protein MotB, with protein MPRKRIEPTIIIKRRYGEEEEEHNSAWKLAYADFVTAMMTFFLIMWLMNITTVEQRKGIADYFNPVALSQSNSGADGMLAGRAVDKTGALSTPNAPGEHSVPVAAPPVVASLGESDREPAGRKDPMPNPPGGKSQPDRDARAELEALLDRQTAALSEQQGLEKAERDLRTALETMPELGALAGSVVIEQTSVGLRVQLTDQAKVSMYNVGSAQMNEQGRRLMRLVAGAVASSPNRLSITGHTDALGYADGAKYGNWELSSDRANAARRELIAAGVPARRIVRVEGRADLDHLDAANPLAPQNRRISITLLKAAAGE; from the coding sequence ATGCCCCGCAAGCGCATCGAGCCGACGATCATCATCAAGCGCCGCTACGGCGAGGAGGAGGAGGAGCACAACAGCGCCTGGAAGCTGGCCTACGCCGACTTCGTGACGGCGATGATGACCTTCTTCCTCATCATGTGGCTGATGAACATCACCACGGTGGAGCAGCGCAAGGGCATCGCCGACTATTTCAACCCGGTGGCCCTGTCGCAGTCCAACTCGGGCGCCGACGGCATGCTCGCCGGGCGGGCGGTGGACAAGACGGGGGCGTTGTCCACCCCCAACGCGCCGGGGGAGCACAGCGTGCCGGTGGCCGCGCCGCCCGTCGTCGCCTCGCTGGGCGAGAGCGACCGCGAGCCCGCCGGCCGCAAGGACCCCATGCCCAACCCGCCCGGCGGCAAAAGCCAGCCGGACCGCGACGCGCGGGCGGAGCTGGAAGCCCTGCTCGACCGCCAGACCGCGGCGCTGAGCGAACAGCAGGGGTTGGAAAAGGCCGAACGCGACCTGCGCACGGCGCTGGAAACGATGCCGGAACTGGGGGCGCTCGCCGGCAGCGTCGTCATTGAGCAGACGTCCGTCGGCCTGCGCGTGCAGCTCACCGATCAGGCCAAGGTGTCGATGTACAACGTCGGCTCCGCCCAGATGAACGAGCAGGGGCGCCGCCTGATGCGGCTGGTCGCCGGCGCCGTCGCGTCGTCGCCCAACCGCCTCAGCATCACCGGCCACACCGACGCGCTGGGCTATGCGGACGGGGCGAAGTACGGCAACTGGGAACTGTCCAGCGACCGCGCCAACGCCGCCCGCCGCGAGCTGATCGCCGCCGGCGTGCCGGCCCGGCGGATCGTCCGGGTGGAGGGCCGCGCCGACCTCGACCATCTCGACGCCGCCAACCCGCTGGCCCCGCAGAACCGGCGGATCAGCATCACCCTCCTGAAGGCCGCGGCGGGGGAATAA
- a CDS encoding DUF2239 family protein: MNDAPTEGPSCTAFIGDGLFAAGTPKDVALAIKRAATSGNDAVILVFDDQTGRQIDFDLSGSEEEVAERLRTTKDDVSPQRQSMGAPTRGRPKLGVVAREVTLLPRHWEWLAAQPEGASAVIRRLIDAARNQRSGVERARQAQAAADRFMMSMLGDQQGWEEASRSLYAGDGKRFQELTESWPVDLRNHARRLAAPAFMTSVENVRDSGT; encoded by the coding sequence GTGAACGATGCCCCGACCGAGGGACCGTCCTGCACCGCCTTCATCGGTGACGGGCTGTTTGCTGCCGGAACACCGAAGGATGTGGCGCTTGCCATCAAGCGGGCCGCCACGTCCGGCAACGATGCCGTCATCCTTGTCTTCGACGACCAGACCGGGCGCCAAATCGACTTCGATCTGAGCGGAAGTGAGGAAGAGGTCGCCGAACGTCTTCGCACCACGAAGGACGACGTGTCGCCGCAAAGGCAGAGCATGGGTGCGCCGACGCGCGGCCGGCCCAAGCTCGGTGTCGTCGCGCGGGAGGTGACCTTGCTCCCGCGCCACTGGGAGTGGCTCGCCGCGCAACCGGAGGGCGCGTCAGCGGTGATCCGCCGGTTGATCGACGCCGCCCGCAACCAAAGAAGCGGTGTCGAGCGCGCGCGTCAGGCCCAAGCTGCAGCGGACCGTTTCATGATGTCCATGCTGGGCGATCAGCAGGGGTGGGAGGAAGCCTCACGGTCACTTTATGCCGGCGATGGGAAACGCTTCCAGGAGCTGACGGAATCCTGGCCTGTGGACCTGCGAAACCATGCACGCCGATTGGCGGCGCCGGCCTTTATGACAAGTGTTGAGAATGTGCGGGATTCCGGCACCTGA
- a CDS encoding GIY-YIG nuclease family protein has protein sequence MTAYKERKVSAGVYALRCVAAGKVWVGAAPDLSTIQNRLWFQLKQNSSPSRDLQAIWNEHGADSLSFEILERLEEETLVYAQRAALKKRVQHWREALDAAVL, from the coding sequence GTGACCGCCTACAAGGAGCGGAAGGTGTCCGCCGGTGTCTACGCGCTGCGGTGCGTGGCAGCCGGCAAGGTCTGGGTGGGTGCTGCGCCCGATCTGAGCACCATCCAGAACCGCTTGTGGTTTCAGCTCAAACAGAACTCCAGCCCCAGCCGTGACCTCCAGGCCATCTGGAACGAGCATGGAGCGGACAGCCTGAGTTTCGAGATCCTTGAGCGTCTGGAGGAGGAAACGCTGGTTTATGCCCAGAGAGCGGCTTTGAAGAAACGCGTTCAGCATTGGCGCGAAGCGCTGGATGCGGCCGTGCTTTGA
- the napA gene encoding nitrate reductase catalytic subunit NapA has translation MSLTRRDYLKVQAAVTAAAAAGVSLPSVIQPAEAGTLTAGADAKLTWSKAPCRFCGTGCGVMVGVKEGRIVATHGDVKAEVNRGLNCVKGYFLSKIMYGEDRLTQPLLRMKDGQFHKEGEFTPISWDQAFDIMATKWKETLKKKGPTAVGMFGSGQWTIMEGYAASKFMKAGLRSNNLDPNARHCMASAVVGFMRTFGMDEPMGCYDDMEQADAFVLWGSNMAEMHPILWTRVTDRRLTHEGCKVAVLSTYEHRSFDLADIGLVFTPQSDLAILNYIANHIIKTGRVNQEFIAKHVNFKRGRDDIGYGLRPEHPLEQKAKNVAKANESDPISFEEFAKFVEPYTLEKAHELSGVPKNRLEALAELYADPKVKVMSFWTMGFNQHTRGVWANNLVYNIHLLTGKISQPGCGPFSLTGQPSACGTAREVGTFSHRLPADMVVTNPEHRKHAEEIWKLPEGTIPDKVGYHAVQQDRMLKDGKLNAYWVQCNNNMQTAPNTANETYLGYRNPENFIVVSDAYPTVTALAADLILPTAMWVEKEGGYGNAERRTQVWHQLVGAPGEARSDLWQIIEFSKRFAIEEVWPEELIAKKPEVRGKTLYDVLYCNGQVNAFPLSDCDPAYENRESQAFGFYVHKGLFEEYATFGRGHGHDLAPYDMYHQERGLRWPVVNGKETKWRYREGFDPYVPAGEGVRFYGNKDGKANIFALPYEPAAESPDKDYPFWLCTGRVVEHWHSGSMTLRVPELRKAFPSAVVFIHPDDAKDLNLRRGQEVRIASRRGEVRVRVETRGRNKPPRGLVFVPFFDHTVLINKVTLDATDPLSKQTDFKKCAVKIIPVA, from the coding sequence ATGTCCCTGACCCGCCGTGATTATCTGAAGGTCCAAGCCGCCGTGACAGCGGCGGCGGCGGCCGGTGTGAGCCTGCCGTCCGTCATCCAGCCCGCCGAGGCCGGCACCCTGACGGCCGGCGCCGACGCCAAGCTCACCTGGTCGAAGGCCCCCTGCCGCTTCTGCGGCACCGGCTGCGGCGTCATGGTCGGTGTGAAGGAGGGGCGCATCGTCGCCACCCACGGCGACGTGAAGGCCGAGGTCAACCGCGGCCTGAACTGCGTGAAGGGCTATTTCCTGTCCAAGATCATGTACGGCGAGGACCGGCTGACCCAGCCGCTGCTGCGCATGAAGGACGGCCAGTTCCACAAGGAAGGCGAATTCACCCCGATCAGTTGGGACCAGGCCTTCGACATCATGGCCACCAAGTGGAAGGAGACCCTGAAGAAGAAGGGTCCGACCGCGGTGGGCATGTTCGGCTCCGGCCAGTGGACGATCATGGAAGGCTACGCCGCCTCCAAGTTCATGAAGGCGGGCCTGCGCTCCAACAATCTGGACCCCAACGCCCGCCACTGCATGGCGTCGGCGGTGGTCGGCTTCATGCGCACCTTCGGCATGGACGAGCCAATGGGCTGCTACGACGACATGGAGCAGGCCGACGCCTTCGTGCTGTGGGGCTCCAACATGGCGGAGATGCACCCCATCCTGTGGACCCGCGTCACCGACCGCCGGCTGACCCATGAGGGCTGCAAGGTCGCCGTCCTGTCCACCTACGAGCACCGCAGCTTCGACCTCGCCGACATCGGCCTGGTCTTCACGCCGCAGTCCGATCTGGCGATCCTCAACTACATCGCCAACCACATCATCAAGACGGGCCGGGTGAACCAGGAGTTCATCGCCAAGCACGTCAACTTCAAGCGCGGCCGCGACGACATCGGCTACGGCCTGCGGCCCGAGCATCCGCTGGAGCAGAAGGCGAAGAACGTCGCCAAGGCCAACGAGTCCGACCCGATCTCCTTCGAGGAGTTCGCGAAGTTCGTCGAGCCCTACACGCTGGAGAAGGCGCACGAGCTGTCGGGCGTTCCGAAGAACCGGCTGGAGGCGCTGGCCGAGCTGTACGCCGACCCGAAGGTGAAGGTCATGTCCTTCTGGACCATGGGCTTCAACCAGCACACCCGCGGCGTCTGGGCCAACAATCTCGTCTACAACATCCATCTGCTGACCGGGAAGATCAGCCAGCCGGGCTGCGGTCCCTTCTCGCTGACCGGCCAGCCGTCGGCCTGCGGCACGGCGCGCGAGGTCGGCACCTTCTCGCACCGGTTGCCCGCCGACATGGTGGTCACCAACCCGGAACACCGCAAGCACGCCGAGGAGATCTGGAAGCTGCCCGAAGGCACGATCCCGGACAAGGTCGGCTACCACGCCGTCCAGCAGGACCGCATGCTGAAGGACGGCAAGCTCAACGCCTACTGGGTCCAGTGCAACAACAACATGCAGACGGCGCCGAACACGGCGAACGAGACCTATCTGGGCTATCGGAACCCGGAGAACTTCATCGTCGTGTCGGACGCCTATCCGACGGTGACGGCGCTGGCCGCCGACCTGATCCTGCCGACCGCCATGTGGGTGGAGAAGGAAGGCGGCTACGGCAACGCCGAACGCCGCACCCAGGTCTGGCACCAGCTCGTCGGTGCGCCCGGCGAGGCGCGTTCCGACCTCTGGCAGATCATCGAATTCTCCAAGCGCTTCGCGATTGAGGAGGTGTGGCCGGAGGAGCTGATCGCCAAGAAGCCGGAGGTCCGCGGCAAGACGCTCTACGACGTGCTGTACTGCAACGGTCAGGTCAACGCCTTCCCGCTGTCCGACTGCGACCCGGCCTATGAGAACCGGGAATCGCAGGCCTTCGGCTTCTACGTCCATAAGGGTCTGTTCGAGGAATACGCGACCTTCGGGCGCGGCCATGGCCACGACCTCGCCCCCTACGACATGTACCACCAGGAGCGCGGCCTGCGCTGGCCGGTGGTGAACGGCAAGGAGACGAAGTGGCGCTACCGCGAGGGCTTCGACCCCTACGTTCCGGCGGGCGAGGGCGTGCGCTTCTACGGCAACAAGGACGGCAAGGCGAACATCTTCGCGCTGCCCTATGAGCCGGCGGCGGAATCGCCGGACAAGGACTACCCGTTCTGGCTCTGCACCGGCCGCGTGGTCGAGCATTGGCACTCCGGCTCCATGACGCTGCGCGTCCCGGAGCTGCGCAAGGCCTTCCCCAGCGCCGTCGTCTTCATCCATCCCGACGACGCCAAGGATCTGAACCTGCGGCGCGGGCAGGAGGTGCGCATCGCCTCCCGCCGCGGCGAGGTGCGGGTGCGGGTCGAGACGCGGGGCCGCAACAAGCCGCCGCGGGGCCTCGTCTTCGTGCCCTTCTTCGACCACACGGTGCTCATCAACAAGGTGACGCTGGACGCCACCGACCCGCTGAGCAAGCAGACCGACTTCAAGAAATGCGCGGTCAAGATCATTCCTGTCGCGTGA
- the flgF gene encoding flagellar basal-body rod protein FlgF: MENPLYIGLSRQVALRRQLDVVANNIANMNTAGFRGERMLFEAAMERGGMKPSDKIAFTIDRATYTDFTAGSLKPTDNPYDVALDGDGWLQVQTPDGPRYTRDGRMRRDVDGQLVNAGGFPYLDDNQQPIVIPADRSRMEIGTDGLVSADNEMIARLRVVRFESPQALAQTGDVLFDAVDAQPLPAPDTRIIQGKVEQSNVQSIAEMSRMMELTRDYQSVTRMMDDGQDLLRSAINRLGKSA, translated from the coding sequence ATGGAGAATCCCCTTTACATTGGATTGTCGCGGCAAGTGGCCTTGCGCCGGCAGCTCGATGTCGTGGCGAACAACATCGCCAACATGAACACTGCGGGATTCCGCGGTGAACGCATGCTGTTCGAAGCGGCGATGGAGCGCGGCGGCATGAAGCCGTCCGACAAGATCGCCTTCACCATCGACCGCGCCACCTACACCGACTTCACCGCCGGCAGCCTGAAGCCGACCGACAACCCCTACGACGTGGCGCTGGACGGCGACGGCTGGCTCCAGGTGCAGACGCCGGACGGCCCGCGCTACACCCGCGACGGGCGGATGCGGCGCGACGTCGACGGGCAGCTCGTGAACGCCGGCGGCTTCCCCTATCTGGACGACAATCAGCAGCCCATCGTCATCCCGGCCGACCGCAGCCGGATGGAGATCGGCACCGACGGGCTGGTCTCCGCCGACAACGAGATGATCGCCCGGCTGCGCGTCGTCCGCTTCGAGAGCCCGCAGGCGCTGGCCCAGACTGGCGACGTGCTGTTCGACGCCGTGGACGCCCAGCCCCTGCCGGCCCCCGACACCCGGATCATCCAGGGCAAGGTGGAGCAGTCCAACGTCCAGTCCATCGCCGAGATGTCGCGGATGATGGAGCTGACGCGCGACTACCAGTCGGTCACCCGCATGATGGACGACGGGCAGGACCTGCTGCGCTCCGCCATCAACCGCCTCGGCAAATCCGCTTAA
- a CDS encoding arabinose transporter, with protein MGPHQRPDQRPAAARDPAQGRLIVLTAVLFISYLCVALSLPVVPLFVAGDLGMGNVWAGLGVGSAFLATILSRGFAGTFSDRRGAKRAVGRGLAFYVAGGLVSMAAGPLSFSPWAAFSVLVAGRLLIGVGESLVGVGVVAWGIGIVGPQRSGRVLALIGAALYGAFAAGGPLGLALLDRFGFSGVMAVSALLPAVGLLAIRRMEGTPAHPDAERPPFRSVLGRIWRQGAVVSLQGIGFAAIGAFFSLHFVREGWPHAGLGLTAFGLGFVLVRFALGHLPDRFGGLRVAMGSLAVEAVGQALLWTAGDPVTALAGAFLTGLGCSLVFPAMGREVVHLVEPQLRGTALGAFAAFQDVAYGLTGPLAGLLADRVGYGGVFLLGSAAAVLGFLTTVQLLRARPVVKTSPT; from the coding sequence ATGGGTCCCCACCAAAGGCCGGATCAAAGGCCGGCGGCGGCGCGCGATCCGGCGCAGGGCCGCCTGATCGTCCTGACCGCCGTCCTCTTCATCTCCTATCTCTGTGTCGCCCTGTCCCTTCCCGTCGTGCCGCTGTTCGTGGCCGGGGATCTCGGGATGGGCAATGTCTGGGCCGGGCTGGGCGTGGGAAGCGCCTTCCTCGCCACCATTCTCAGCCGCGGCTTTGCCGGAACCTTTTCCGACCGACGCGGCGCCAAGCGCGCGGTCGGGCGGGGGCTGGCCTTCTATGTGGCCGGCGGGCTGGTCTCGATGGCCGCCGGTCCTCTATCGTTCTCGCCATGGGCGGCCTTTTCCGTGCTGGTGGCGGGCCGCCTGCTCATCGGCGTCGGCGAAAGCCTCGTCGGGGTCGGGGTGGTCGCCTGGGGGATCGGCATCGTCGGTCCACAGCGCTCGGGCCGTGTGCTGGCGCTGATCGGGGCGGCGCTCTACGGCGCCTTCGCGGCGGGCGGACCGCTGGGGCTGGCGCTGCTCGACCGCTTCGGCTTTTCCGGCGTCATGGCGGTCAGCGCGCTGCTGCCCGCCGTCGGGCTTCTGGCGATCCGGCGCATGGAAGGGACCCCGGCCCACCCCGACGCCGAGCGCCCGCCCTTCCGCAGCGTGCTGGGGCGGATCTGGCGGCAGGGCGCCGTCGTCAGCCTCCAGGGCATCGGCTTCGCCGCCATCGGCGCCTTCTTCTCGCTGCACTTCGTCCGCGAGGGCTGGCCCCACGCCGGGCTCGGCCTGACCGCCTTCGGGCTCGGCTTCGTGCTCGTCCGCTTCGCGCTCGGCCATCTGCCCGACCGCTTCGGCGGCCTGCGCGTGGCGATGGGGTCGCTGGCGGTGGAGGCGGTCGGGCAGGCGCTGCTGTGGACCGCGGGCGACCCCGTCACGGCGCTGGCCGGCGCCTTCCTGACGGGGCTCGGCTGCTCGCTGGTCTTTCCCGCCATGGGGCGGGAGGTCGTCCATCTCGTCGAGCCGCAACTCCGCGGCACCGCGCTCGGCGCCTTCGCGGCGTTCCAGGACGTCGCCTACGGCCTGACCGGCCCGCTGGCCGGTCTGCTCGCCGACCGGGTGGGCTACGGCGGCGTCTTCCTGCTGGGGAGCGCCGCCGCCGTGCTGGGCTTCCTGACCACCGTCCAACTGCTCCGCGCGCGGCCGGTGGTGAAGACGAGCCCGACCTGA
- the motA gene encoding flagellar motor stator protein MotA → MRLLFGIVAVFLSVLGGFAAMGGRMGVLWQPVEIVIIVGAGIGGYVIANSMAVLRATVRTIGAVARGRHTSKDEYLDLISLLYALLRQAKSKGVSNIESDIDKPDDSPIFAQYPSVFRQPRCVTFLCDYMRLIALGQDNPHDLEALMNEEIETIGRELNQVPKALQNLADALPALGIVAAVLGVINAMSAISEPPEVLGHMIGGALTGTFLGVLLSYGLVGPIAAAARHRREAELTLFICVRAGLGAYLRGSPPQVCAEFARKVLFADTQPSLAEVEVATTLSSQAKAREASQPA, encoded by the coding sequence ATGCGTTTGCTGTTCGGAATCGTCGCGGTCTTCCTGAGCGTGCTCGGCGGCTTCGCCGCCATGGGCGGGCGGATGGGCGTGCTGTGGCAGCCCGTGGAGATCGTCATCATCGTCGGCGCCGGCATCGGCGGCTATGTCATCGCGAACTCCATGGCGGTGTTGCGCGCCACCGTGCGCACCATCGGCGCGGTGGCGCGCGGACGGCACACCAGCAAGGACGAGTATCTCGACCTGATCTCGCTGCTCTACGCCCTGCTGCGGCAGGCGAAGTCCAAGGGCGTGTCGAACATCGAGAGCGACATCGACAAGCCGGACGACAGCCCGATCTTCGCCCAGTACCCCTCGGTCTTCCGCCAGCCGCGCTGCGTCACCTTCCTGTGCGACTACATGCGCCTGATCGCGCTGGGCCAGGACAACCCGCACGACCTGGAAGCCCTGATGAACGAGGAGATCGAGACCATCGGGCGCGAGCTGAACCAGGTGCCGAAGGCGCTGCAGAATTTGGCCGACGCGCTGCCGGCGCTGGGCATCGTCGCCGCCGTGCTGGGCGTCATCAACGCCATGAGCGCGATCAGCGAGCCGCCGGAAGTGCTGGGCCACATGATCGGCGGGGCGCTGACCGGCACCTTCCTCGGCGTGCTGCTGTCCTACGGTCTGGTCGGCCCGATCGCCGCCGCCGCCCGCCATCGCCGCGAGGCGGAGCTGACGCTGTTCATCTGCGTGCGCGCGGGGCTGGGCGCCTATCTGCGCGGCAGCCCCCCGCAGGTCTGCGCGGAGTTCGCCCGCAAGGTGCTGTTCGCCGACACGCAGCCGAGCCTTGCCGAGGTCGAGGTCGCCACCACCCTCTCCTCGCAGGCGAAGGCCCGCGAGGCGAGCCAGCCCGCCTGA